From the Streptomyces sp. Sge12 genome, the window GTTGGCCAGCCCGATCGCGTGCGCCTCGGCCGCGGCGACCGGACGGCCCGTCAGGATCAGGTCCATGGCGCGGCTCTCGCCGATCAGCCGGGGCAGCCGGACCGTACCGCCGTCGATCAGGGGAACGCCCCAGCGGCGGCAGAACACGCCGAACACCGCGTCCTCCTCCACCACGCGCAGATCGCACCAGAGCGCCAGTTCCAGGCCGCCGGCCACCGCGTGCCCCGCGACGGCCGCGATCACCGGTTTGCCGAGCCGCATCCGGGTCGGCCCCATGGGTCCGTCGCCGGTGGCGCGGACCCGGTTGCCGCGCTCGGTGCCGATGGCCTTGAGGTCGGCGCCCGCGCAGAACGTGCCTCCTTCGCCCCAGAGGACGGCGACGGCCGCGTCGTCGTCCTCCTCGAACGCCCGAAACGCGTCGGCCAGTTGCGCGGCCGTCGGACCGTCCACGGCATTGCGCACTCCCGGCCTGCTCAGGATCACCGTGTACACGGGGCCGTCCCGCTCCACCCGCACCGAGGCCTGCTCGTCCGCCATTGCGCACCCCTCCCGCTCACCGGCCTCCATTGTGGTGCCCGGCCGGTCGCCTCACACCGTGGTCGGCGCCGGAAGGGTGAGCCGGACCTCGAACCCGCCGAGCGCTCGGGGGCCGGCGGTGACCGAACCGCCGTATATCTTCGCGCGCTCCCTCATGCCGATCAGGCCGAGACCGGGTGAAAGGCCCTTGTCCGGAGCCGACTCGGCGCCCTGCTCGTTCGTGACGCACACCACGAGGCTGTGGGGTGCGTAGTGGATGGCCACGCTCGCCCTGGTCGGTCCCGCGTGCTTGAGCACGTTCGTCAGCGCTTCCTGGACCACCCGGTACACGCACAGGGCCGTGCCCTGCGGAAGCCGGGCGGGGGGGCCGGCGACGTCCATGGTGACCTCGACCCCCGCACCCCGCACGCGTTCCAGCAGCCCGTCGAGCAGAGCGAGCCCGGGGGCCGGGGCGTAGGCGGCGCCGCCCGTGTCCTGCCCGCCGTCCGTGTCGTGCCCGCTGTCCGTGTCGTGCCCGCTGTCCGGTGCCGCCGGGGCATCCCCTTGTCCTTCCTGGCCGACGCGCAGCAGGACGAGCATGCGGCGCATCTCCTCCAGTGCTTCCCTGCTGGTTTCGGCGATGGTGTCCAGGGCCCGCCGGCTGGCCGCCGGGTCGGTGGGGAACACGTACGAGGCCATGCCCGCCTGGAGCGCGACCACGGACATGTGGTGCGCGACCACGTCGTGCAGTTCCCGGGCGATGCGCACGCGTTCCTCCGTGAGGGCCCGGAGGGCGTTCTCCTCCTGCTGTTCGCGCAGCCGGAGGGTCAGTTCGGCGAGCTGCCTGTTCCGTTCGGCGAGGGCGCCCGAGCCGCGGCCGACGACGAGGACGACGGCCGGGAACAGGACGGCCTGGGCGATGACGGTCGGCATGGAGCTGTTGTCGATGTTGCCGATCCCGGCGTACACCCAGATTCCGGTCACCACGCCCGTGCACAAGAAGGACGTCCGTCGGCGGCGGGTGGCCGCCACCGTGTACAGGCCCAGAAGCGGGGGCATCGAGTTGACCACCGGCCAGTACCCGCAGGCGATGAAGACGACCCACAGCGTGCTGCTGGCGGCGAACACCTCGACGGGCGCGATGCGGCGGGCCAGCAGGACCAGGCCCACGAGAGCCGTCAGGACGGCCCCCGTCATGTCCATGGACCGCCAGCCCGCCGGCGGCTGCTCCTGCCCGAGCAGCAGTCCGGCGCCGACGTAGCCCAGCGCGAGCAGCGAGTCGACGACCAGCGGCCGCCGTCCCCCGAGCCGGTCGAGTAATCCGAATCCAGCATGCATCGGCGCAGCTTACGGCCCGTCAGGCAGTGGCCGGACGGTCCGGTACGGCCCGGGGGCGCGGCCGCCGCGTCCCCGCGGTGACCGGCCGCCCGAAGCCGTAGGGATACTGATCTTCATGGATGCCGACGTCACCGCCGCCCTCGAACGCGCCGCCCTGCACCGGACGCGTTTCGACTCCCGGTTCGAGCAGTACTTCGACGGCCTCGCCGGGCGCTTCGACGTCCCGGTGCCGAGCCGGTACGTACCCCGGTGCCTGGAGCTGCTGCGGGAGTTCTCGATGCGCGGCGGCAAGCGGCTGCGGGTCGTCCTGCTGTACGAGGCGGCCCGGCTGGTCACCACCGACGAGGTGCCGGGGCTCGCGGAGGCAGCGCTGAGCATCGAACTGCTCCAGACGCACGGGCTCGTCCACGACGACATCATCGACGACGCGCCGCTGCGCCGCGGCGGCCCCTCGACCTACTACGCCTACCGCCGGGAGTTCCCCGACCACGACGCCACGGCCCTCGGGCTCGCGATACTCGCCGGGGACCTCGCCGCCTTCCTGTCCACCCAGGTCCTGCTGGAGGCCGAGGCTCCCGCCGAGCTGCGCCAGGCACTGCTCGCCGTGCACACCCGTACGGCGGCGGAGACGGTCGCCGGGCAGCTCGTCGACCTGGAGCGGGACGCGCACGCGCTGCCCGACGAGGAGTTCCTGCACACCGTCACCGACTTCAAGAGCGCGCGCTACTCGATCCTCGCGCCGCTGACGATGGGCCTGCTGGCCGCGGGCGAGGACCCCGCGCCGCACCGTGCCCGACTGCACCGGTACGCCAGGCTGGTGGGCATCGGCGAGCAGATGCGCGACGACTTCCTCGACCTCTTCGGCCCGTCGGACGACGATCCGGCGGACGGGGCGAAGTCCACCGGGGCCGACATCCGCTCGGGCCGCCGCACCTACGCGGTCCGCGCGCTGCTGGCCGCCGTGACCGGGCCCGAGGCGGCCCTCGTCGAGGCCGCGCTCGGCGATCCCGGCTGCTCGGACGACACCCTCGGCCGGATCGCGGAGATCGCCCGCGGCGCCGGGGTGGACCGGCGGCTCAAGGCGGAGATCCGGCGGTACGCGCAGGAGGCGTCCGCCGAGGCCGCGTCGTGGGCGCCGTACTGGCGTGCGGAGGCGGTGGGGTTCTTCCGGAGCCTGCCGCTGTGGAACGTGCACCGGATGTCCTGAGAACGCTCAC encodes:
- a CDS encoding polyprenyl synthetase family protein translates to MDADVTAALERAALHRTRFDSRFEQYFDGLAGRFDVPVPSRYVPRCLELLREFSMRGGKRLRVVLLYEAARLVTTDEVPGLAEAALSIELLQTHGLVHDDIIDDAPLRRGGPSTYYAYRREFPDHDATALGLAILAGDLAAFLSTQVLLEAEAPAELRQALLAVHTRTAAETVAGQLVDLERDAHALPDEEFLHTVTDFKSARYSILAPLTMGLLAAGEDPAPHRARLHRYARLVGIGEQMRDDFLDLFGPSDDDPADGAKSTGADIRSGRRTYAVRALLAAVTGPEAALVEAALGDPGCSDDTLGRIAEIARGAGVDRRLKAEIRRYAQEASAEAASWAPYWRAEAVGFFRSLPLWNVHRMS
- a CDS encoding crotonase/enoyl-CoA hydratase family protein — its product is MADEQASVRVERDGPVYTVILSRPGVRNAVDGPTAAQLADAFRAFEEDDDAAVAVLWGEGGTFCAGADLKAIGTERGNRVRATGDGPMGPTRMRLGKPVIAAVAGHAVAGGLELALWCDLRVVEEDAVFGVFCRRWGVPLIDGGTVRLPRLIGESRAMDLILTGRPVAAAEAHAIGLANRLVPTGGSRAAAEELAREIAGFPRICLRHDRLSVLEQHGLPEEQALAGEYRHGLVPLEAGETQAGAGRFASGAGRHGAFGT
- a CDS encoding sensor histidine kinase, with product MHAGFGLLDRLGGRRPLVVDSLLALGYVGAGLLLGQEQPPAGWRSMDMTGAVLTALVGLVLLARRIAPVEVFAASSTLWVVFIACGYWPVVNSMPPLLGLYTVAATRRRRTSFLCTGVVTGIWVYAGIGNIDNSSMPTVIAQAVLFPAVVLVVGRGSGALAERNRQLAELTLRLREQQEENALRALTEERVRIARELHDVVAHHMSVVALQAGMASYVFPTDPAASRRALDTIAETSREALEEMRRMLVLLRVGQEGQGDAPAAPDSGHDTDSGHDTDGGQDTGGAAYAPAPGLALLDGLLERVRGAGVEVTMDVAGPPARLPQGTALCVYRVVQEALTNVLKHAGPTRASVAIHYAPHSLVVCVTNEQGAESAPDKGLSPGLGLIGMRERAKIYGGSVTAGPRALGGFEVRLTLPAPTTV